In the genome of Kitasatospora cathayae, one region contains:
- a CDS encoding TetR family transcriptional regulator codes for MSREPRREQLLNAADRVIQREGPSASMNAIAAEAGITKPILYRHFGDRNGLIRALTERHTGGLLAAVRAALAEPLERRDRVEHVLDTYLAGIEARPQVYRLLTHPEPGDPSGAGNALAPALRQIAEEITRAVQNQVDLGADRDLLAEAWGRGITGMVLAAGDWWLETKPCSRTRMVQALADLLWGRLAAAADLPTAVLPAAPAEPPGSEAD; via the coding sequence ATGTCCCGAGAGCCCCGCCGCGAGCAGCTGCTCAACGCCGCCGACCGGGTCATCCAGCGCGAGGGGCCGAGCGCCAGCATGAACGCCATCGCCGCCGAGGCCGGCATCACCAAGCCGATCCTCTACCGGCACTTCGGCGACCGGAACGGCCTGATCAGAGCCCTGACCGAACGCCACACCGGCGGCCTGCTGGCCGCCGTCCGGGCCGCCCTGGCCGAACCGCTGGAACGCCGCGACCGGGTCGAACACGTCCTGGACACCTACCTCGCCGGGATCGAGGCCCGCCCCCAGGTCTACCGACTGCTCACCCACCCCGAGCCGGGCGACCCGAGCGGCGCCGGCAACGCCCTCGCCCCCGCCCTGCGGCAGATCGCCGAGGAGATCACCCGGGCCGTGCAGAACCAGGTCGACCTCGGCGCCGACCGCGACCTGCTCGCCGAGGCCTGGGGCCGGGGCATCACCGGCATGGTGCTGGCCGCCGGGGACTGGTGGCTGGAGACCAAACCCTGCTCGCGCACCCGCATGGTTCAGGCCCTGGCCGACCTGCTCTGGGGGCGCCTGGCCGCCGCCGCGGACCTGCCGACCGCCGTCCTGCCCGCCGCCCCGGCCGAGCCGCCGGGCTCCGAGGCGGACTGA
- a CDS encoding single-stranded DNA-binding protein, producing MHVTVLGNVATEVRYGETSGGVPMANFQLGCTERRYDREHACWVDGETQWLRVTAWRALAVNLIGSLAKGDPVLVTGRLRVHEWTEGEVKRSRAEINARSVGHDLTRGTSAFRWATGVREQPSSAAGGAAAQAASEPVPGWIVNALESRRASAVAAAPRLFEPPGAGPVTERQESVSEGERGGEDRAMPS from the coding sequence ATGCACGTGACGGTGCTGGGCAATGTCGCGACGGAGGTGCGCTACGGGGAAACCTCCGGCGGGGTGCCGATGGCGAACTTCCAACTCGGCTGCACCGAGCGGCGGTACGACCGGGAGCACGCCTGCTGGGTGGACGGCGAGACGCAGTGGCTGAGGGTGACGGCCTGGCGGGCGCTCGCGGTGAACCTGATCGGCTCGCTGGCCAAGGGCGATCCGGTGCTGGTGACCGGCCGGCTGCGGGTGCACGAGTGGACGGAGGGGGAGGTGAAGCGCAGCCGGGCCGAGATCAACGCCCGGTCGGTCGGACACGATCTCACCCGTGGCACCTCGGCGTTCCGTTGGGCGACGGGGGTGCGCGAGCAGCCGTCGAGTGCGGCCGGGGGTGCCGCGGCGCAGGCGGCGAGCGAGCCGGTGCCCGGGTGGATCGTCAACGCGCTGGAGTCGCGGCGGGCTTCGGCGGTGGCCGCGGCGCCCCGTCTGTTCGAGCCGCCGGGTGCGGGGCCGGTGACGGAGCGGCAGGAGAGCGTGTCCGAGGGGGAGAGGGGAGGTGAAGACCGGGCGATGCCGAGCTGA
- a CDS encoding TetR/AcrR family transcriptional regulator: MTPARGDHDARRSEVSEGVWRVLSTRGFEGLTLRAVAAELGASTGLLTHYFPNKRALLSHALEELDRRSAARPRRMLPADGTPPPPPGLARLRAALLDVLPLDEATEAGNRIWVSSWDVALADPELAAAHAGRYARSRVALTAHVADAQRLGELPAGADPAGLAAGAQAFVLGLVVQSLFAPSEFPAERQVALLDAYLAGLAV, encoded by the coding sequence ATGACGCCAGCTCGTGGAGACCATGACGCCCGCCGCTCGGAAGTCTCCGAGGGGGTGTGGCGGGTGCTCTCCACCCGGGGCTTCGAGGGGCTGACGCTGCGTGCGGTGGCGGCCGAACTGGGCGCCTCCACCGGCCTGTTGACCCACTACTTCCCGAACAAGCGGGCGCTGCTGAGCCACGCGCTGGAGGAGCTCGACCGGCGCTCCGCCGCCCGGCCCCGGCGGATGCTCCCCGCCGACGGCACCCCGCCGCCGCCCCCCGGGCTGGCCCGGCTGCGGGCCGCGCTGCTCGACGTGCTGCCGCTGGACGAGGCGACCGAGGCCGGCAACCGGATCTGGGTCAGCTCCTGGGACGTCGCCCTGGCGGACCCGGAACTGGCGGCCGCGCACGCGGGGCGCTACGCCCGCTCGCGGGTGGCCCTCACGGCGCACGTCGCGGACGCCCAGCGGCTCGGCGAGCTCCCGGCCGGAGCCGATCCCGCCGGGCTCGCGGCGGGCGCTCAGGCCTTCGTGCTGGGGCTGGTGGTGCAGTCGCTGTTCGCCCCGTCGGAGTTCCCGGCCGAGCGGCAGGTCGCCCTGCTCGACGCCTATCTGGCGGGGCTGGCCGTTTAA
- a CDS encoding enoyl-CoA hydratase/isomerase family protein has product MDQPLLTRDRSALPVQAEGLNAYVGEDGVAVLEFARPHRRNAVTLAIWQALPKVLAQLAEQEGVRALLLTGAGNTFSAGADITELAEVYGDPQRADAYHAVNVAAEEALAAFPHPTLAVVHGACVGGGCQLAVACDLRFVAEDARLGITPAKLGVVYPAVPTLRLARLVGPARAKYLLFSGELVRGRDALPLGLAERVLPDAELDAAALEFARLLASRSTQTIGAVKAALAVPAERAAEALEPWERRSREASDVHEGLAAFLAGRPPRF; this is encoded by the coding sequence ATGGACCAGCCGCTGCTCACGCGGGACCGCTCCGCCCTGCCCGTCCAGGCCGAGGGCCTGAACGCCTACGTCGGCGAGGACGGCGTCGCGGTCCTGGAGTTCGCCCGCCCGCACCGCCGCAACGCGGTGACCCTGGCGATCTGGCAGGCGCTGCCCAAGGTCCTGGCGCAGCTGGCCGAGCAGGAGGGCGTGCGCGCGCTGCTGCTCACCGGCGCCGGGAACACCTTCAGCGCGGGCGCGGACATCACCGAACTCGCCGAGGTGTACGGCGATCCGCAGCGCGCGGACGCCTACCACGCGGTCAACGTGGCCGCCGAGGAGGCACTCGCGGCCTTCCCGCACCCGACCCTCGCCGTGGTGCACGGCGCCTGCGTGGGCGGCGGCTGCCAGTTGGCCGTCGCCTGTGACCTGCGCTTCGTCGCGGAGGACGCCCGGCTGGGGATCACCCCGGCCAAGCTCGGCGTGGTCTACCCGGCGGTGCCGACCCTGCGGCTGGCCCGGCTGGTCGGGCCGGCCCGGGCCAAGTACCTGCTGTTCTCCGGCGAGTTGGTGCGCGGCCGGGACGCGCTGCCGCTGGGCCTCGCGGAGCGGGTCCTGCCGGACGCCGAACTGGACGCCGCCGCGCTGGAGTTCGCCCGGCTGCTGGCCAGCCGCTCGACCCAGACCATCGGGGCGGTCAAGGCCGCGCTGGCCGTCCCGGCGGAGCGCGCGGCCGAGGCGCTGGAGCCGTGGGAACGGCGCTCGCGGGAGGCCTCGGACGTGCACGAGGGACTGGCCGCCTTCCTGGCCGGCCGCCCGCCGCGGTTCTGA
- a CDS encoding Cys-Gln thioester bond-forming surface protein: MLTTSVALGGGLFAAGAAAAADTPASGVTSAVIQDTIFGEKVDVDGNTYDAGLFTLKTADGELKTYCIDFGFPVDIHAKDPIKYQEADWSASSLGSPKRAEPASKIRWILENSYPKVSESSLATALNIPGLTAEDAAAGTQAAIWKFSDGKDASPHSEAATKLRDYLISGANKGIAAEPKPSLSLTPDSVSGKSGSKLGPIVLNSSANEVKLAVTGDAADKAKLVDKDGKPVGATLTGPIAKDTQLFVDVPAGTPDGSLALKADVSTVVPSGRVFLSKGYTADNHSQTMILAGSGKVSVSAAAKATWKQGKGALIDSTAKIECANNGVRVSVTNGGDEAGTVTVNKQQLTVQPGKTESVLVPVAEKTGYKITVTGPNGYSRDFQGVLDCKTGTGNPSSAPTAPTGTGTATPSGTPSTGAAHPAPSTTSAAPGTGGLAQTGADSNTPLLAGIAGALVIAGGAAVFFLRRRGRHGGNAA; encoded by the coding sequence ATGCTCACGACCAGCGTTGCGCTGGGCGGAGGCCTGTTCGCGGCCGGTGCGGCGGCCGCGGCGGATACCCCCGCCTCGGGCGTGACCTCGGCAGTGATTCAGGACACGATCTTCGGCGAGAAGGTCGACGTCGACGGCAACACCTACGACGCGGGTCTGTTCACGCTGAAGACCGCCGACGGTGAGCTGAAGACCTACTGCATCGACTTCGGCTTCCCGGTCGACATCCACGCCAAGGACCCGATCAAGTACCAGGAGGCGGACTGGTCGGCGAGCTCCCTCGGCAGCCCGAAGCGCGCGGAGCCCGCCTCCAAGATCCGCTGGATCCTGGAGAACTCCTACCCGAAGGTCTCGGAGAGCTCGCTCGCCACTGCCCTCAACATCCCCGGCCTCACCGCCGAGGACGCTGCCGCCGGCACCCAGGCCGCGATCTGGAAGTTCTCGGACGGCAAGGACGCCTCTCCGCACAGCGAGGCGGCCACGAAGCTGCGCGACTACCTGATCAGCGGCGCCAACAAGGGCATCGCCGCCGAGCCCAAGCCGTCGCTGAGCCTCACCCCGGACTCCGTCTCCGGCAAGTCCGGCAGCAAGCTGGGCCCGATCGTCCTCAACTCCAGCGCCAACGAGGTGAAGCTGGCCGTCACGGGTGACGCCGCCGACAAGGCCAAGCTGGTGGACAAGGACGGCAAGCCGGTCGGCGCCACCCTGACCGGCCCGATCGCCAAGGACACCCAGCTGTTCGTGGACGTTCCGGCCGGCACCCCGGACGGCTCGCTCGCCCTCAAGGCCGACGTCTCCACCGTGGTGCCCAGCGGCCGCGTGTTCCTCAGCAAGGGCTACACCGCCGACAACCACAGCCAGACCATGATCCTGGCCGGCTCCGGCAAGGTCAGCGTCTCCGCCGCCGCCAAGGCCACCTGGAAGCAGGGCAAGGGCGCGCTGATCGACAGCACCGCCAAGATCGAGTGCGCCAACAACGGTGTGCGGGTCTCCGTCACCAACGGTGGTGACGAGGCCGGTACCGTCACGGTCAACAAGCAGCAGCTGACCGTCCAGCCCGGCAAGACCGAGAGCGTGCTCGTCCCGGTCGCCGAGAAGACCGGTTACAAGATCACCGTCACCGGCCCGAACGGCTACAGCCGCGACTTCCAGGGCGTCCTGGACTGCAAGACCGGCACCGGCAACCCGAGCTCCGCCCCGACCGCCCCGACCGGCACCGGCACCGCCACCCCGTCGGGCACTCCGAGCACCGGCGCCGCCCACCCGGCTCCGTCCACGACCAGCGCCGCCCCGGGTACCGGTGGCCTGGCCCAGACCGGTGCCGACAGCAACACCCCGCTGCTGGCCGGCATCGCGGGTGCCCTGGTCATCGCCGGTGGCGCTGCGGTCTTCTTCCTGCGTCGCCGTGGCCGCCACGGTGGCAACGCCGCCTGA
- a CDS encoding acyl-CoA dehydrogenase family protein codes for MSSTFSLDPGADQLAVRDWLHGFAADVIRPAAAEWDEREETPWPIIQEAAKLGIYSLDFYAQQYFDPSGVGIPIAMEELFWGDAGIGLSIVGTTLAAVAVLANGTDEQIGTWTPQMFGTPDDVKVAAFCSSEPDAGSDVGALRTRAVYDEAKDEWVLNGTKTWATNGGIAAVHVVVASVDPELGTRGHASFVVPPGTPGLSQGQKFKKHGIRASHTAEVVLDGVRVPGSCLLGGKEKLDERLARAREGVKRSGGKGNAAMATFEASRPAVGAQAIGIARAAYEVALDYAKTREQFGRPIIDNQGVAFQLADMKTRIDAARLLVWRASWMAAGNQPFTAAEGSMSKLYAGETAKFVTAQAMQILGGNGFTREYPVERMHRDSAIYSIFEGTSEIQRLVIARAISGMPIR; via the coding sequence ATGAGCAGCACGTTCTCGCTGGACCCGGGCGCGGACCAGCTCGCCGTACGCGACTGGCTGCACGGCTTCGCCGCGGATGTGATCCGCCCCGCCGCGGCCGAGTGGGACGAGCGCGAGGAGACCCCCTGGCCGATCATCCAGGAGGCCGCCAAGTTGGGCATCTACTCGCTGGACTTCTACGCCCAGCAGTACTTCGACCCCTCCGGCGTCGGCATCCCGATCGCGATGGAGGAGCTGTTCTGGGGCGACGCGGGCATCGGACTGTCCATCGTCGGCACCACCCTGGCCGCCGTCGCGGTGCTCGCCAACGGCACCGACGAGCAGATCGGCACCTGGACGCCGCAGATGTTCGGCACCCCGGACGACGTCAAGGTGGCCGCCTTCTGCTCCTCGGAGCCGGACGCCGGCTCCGACGTGGGCGCGCTGCGCACCCGGGCCGTCTACGACGAGGCCAAGGACGAGTGGGTGCTGAACGGCACCAAGACCTGGGCCACCAACGGCGGGATCGCCGCCGTGCACGTGGTGGTCGCCAGCGTCGACCCGGAGCTGGGCACCCGCGGGCACGCCTCCTTCGTCGTCCCGCCGGGCACCCCGGGGCTGAGCCAGGGCCAGAAGTTCAAGAAGCACGGCATCCGCGCCTCGCACACCGCCGAGGTGGTGCTCGACGGCGTCCGGGTGCCCGGCAGCTGCCTGCTCGGCGGCAAGGAGAAGCTGGACGAGCGGCTGGCCCGGGCCCGCGAGGGCGTCAAGCGCTCCGGCGGCAAGGGCAACGCGGCGATGGCCACCTTCGAGGCCTCCCGCCCGGCCGTCGGAGCGCAGGCGATCGGCATCGCCCGGGCCGCGTACGAGGTGGCGCTGGACTACGCGAAGACCCGGGAGCAGTTCGGCCGTCCGATCATCGACAACCAGGGCGTGGCCTTCCAGCTCGCCGACATGAAGACCCGGATCGACGCGGCCCGGCTGCTGGTGTGGCGGGCGTCCTGGATGGCGGCCGGCAACCAGCCGTTCACCGCCGCCGAGGGCTCGATGTCCAAGCTGTACGCGGGCGAGACGGCCAAGTTCGTCACCGCGCAGGCGATGCAGATCCTCGGCGGCAACGGCTTCACCCGGGAGTACCCGGTGGAGCGGATGCACCGGGACAGCGCGATCTACTCGATCTTCGAGGGGACCAGCGAGATCCAGCGGCTGGTCATCGCCCGGGCGATCTCCGGGATGCCGATCCGGTAG
- a CDS encoding phosphatase PAP2 family protein: MTTEATTAPTSRTIWARRVTDGVEPKNVIIAVCLLIGGLRYGWSGLGWAAFAALFAAVVPTLFIQRGIRKGTLEDRHVGHRQRRLTVIPFIMGSVAVSFAVMIWAHAPRDLTAMVAAMFASLVPILVITVWWKVSVHTAVASGAVACLGIALGPLWLLLYPLVAVIGWSRVVLRDHTTAQTVVGAVVGALTAGLTFWAAR; encoded by the coding sequence ATGACCACCGAGGCCACGACCGCCCCCACCAGCCGGACGATCTGGGCCCGCCGGGTCACCGACGGCGTCGAGCCGAAGAACGTGATCATCGCGGTCTGCCTGCTGATCGGCGGCCTGCGCTACGGCTGGTCCGGCCTCGGCTGGGCCGCCTTCGCGGCGCTGTTCGCGGCCGTCGTCCCGACCCTGTTCATCCAACGGGGCATCCGCAAGGGCACCCTGGAGGACCGGCACGTCGGCCACCGCCAGCGGCGGCTGACCGTCATCCCGTTCATCATGGGCTCGGTCGCCGTCAGCTTCGCGGTGATGATCTGGGCCCACGCCCCGCGCGACCTCACCGCGATGGTGGCGGCGATGTTCGCCTCGCTGGTCCCGATCCTGGTGATCACCGTCTGGTGGAAGGTCTCGGTGCACACCGCCGTCGCCAGTGGCGCGGTGGCCTGCCTCGGCATCGCGCTCGGCCCGCTGTGGCTGCTGCTCTACCCGCTGGTCGCGGTGATCGGCTGGTCCCGGGTGGTGCTGCGGGACCACACCACCGCGCAGACGGTCGTCGGCGCGGTGGTCGGCGCCCTCACCGCCGGGCTCACCTTCTGGGCGGCCCGGTAG
- a CDS encoding cellulase family glycosylhydrolase: protein MRLRRTAVALLLAATAALTATPAPATATDSAPASTPAHGGHRAAHFPTGTVTDPDGRTALTDAQGRRLQLRGFNLDKYAEATPADLDSVAAQGFTLVRLPVSWTRLEPERGRLDPVELHRIRQLLDRADQLGLLVLVDFHQDVYGPEFGGGTNGIPVWATRDDGLPFTPDPNDWFAGYFQPAVQAAFRHLYDDPDLRAWQADFYTRLARELRGHRSLLGYDLFNEPFGPVDGDPTDPAVLAAASAALEQGRLAGMYRRLITAVRRVDSRAWLFVEPTVLVGQGVPTRLPGFTDPRPGAPRLGYAPHFYDTAVENGADWNPADGFIQRYTAAITAYPTANRLPVLVGEWGPPNSRTPGNTQLVRRQVAAMDGFADGWTMWYWCRGTGGYCALDPAGHPAPGDEPAFGPYPVAVAGTGVRTVGTTVRWTADGSGRTGELVLPPAGFPHGARVTVSPADARVEVEQPAGGCAGTVRIRLPHTRPGTPVTVALTAG, encoded by the coding sequence ATGCGCCTGCGCCGCACCGCCGTTGCCCTGCTACTCGCCGCCACCGCCGCCCTGACCGCCACCCCGGCCCCGGCCACGGCCACGGACTCGGCCCCGGCCTCTACCCCGGCCCACGGCGGGCACCGGGCCGCCCACTTCCCCACCGGGACGGTCACCGACCCGGACGGCCGCACCGCCCTCACCGACGCCCAGGGCCGCCGGCTCCAGCTGCGCGGCTTCAACCTCGACAAGTACGCCGAGGCCACCCCCGCCGACCTGGACTCCGTCGCCGCCCAGGGCTTCACCCTGGTCCGGCTGCCGGTCTCCTGGACCAGGCTGGAGCCCGAACGCGGCCGCCTCGACCCCGTCGAGCTGCACCGGATCCGGCAACTCCTCGACCGCGCCGACCAGCTGGGCCTGCTCGTCCTGGTCGACTTCCACCAGGACGTCTACGGGCCGGAGTTCGGGGGCGGCACCAACGGCATCCCGGTCTGGGCCACCCGCGACGACGGACTGCCCTTCACCCCCGACCCGAACGACTGGTTCGCCGGCTACTTCCAGCCCGCCGTCCAGGCCGCCTTCCGCCACCTCTACGACGACCCCGACCTGCGCGCCTGGCAGGCCGACTTCTACACCCGGCTCGCCCGCGAACTACGCGGCCACCGCTCCCTGTTGGGCTACGACCTGTTCAACGAGCCGTTCGGCCCGGTGGACGGCGACCCGACCGACCCGGCCGTGCTCGCCGCCGCCTCCGCCGCCCTGGAACAGGGTCGGCTCGCCGGCATGTACCGCCGCCTGATCACCGCCGTGCGCCGAGTCGACTCCCGCGCCTGGCTGTTCGTCGAACCGACGGTCCTGGTCGGCCAGGGCGTACCGACGCGGCTGCCCGGCTTCACCGACCCCCGCCCCGGCGCGCCCCGGCTCGGCTACGCCCCGCACTTCTACGACACCGCGGTGGAGAACGGCGCCGACTGGAACCCCGCCGACGGCTTCATCCAGCGGTACACCGCCGCGATCACCGCCTACCCCACCGCCAACCGGCTGCCCGTCCTGGTCGGCGAGTGGGGGCCGCCGAACTCCCGCACCCCGGGCAACACCCAGCTGGTCCGCCGGCAGGTCGCCGCGATGGACGGCTTCGCCGACGGCTGGACCATGTGGTACTGGTGCCGCGGCACCGGCGGCTACTGCGCGCTCGACCCGGCCGGGCACCCCGCCCCGGGCGACGAACCCGCCTTCGGCCCGTACCCGGTGGCCGTCGCCGGCACCGGCGTCCGCACCGTCGGCACGACCGTGCGGTGGACGGCCGACGGCAGCGGGCGCACCGGCGAACTCGTCCTGCCGCCCGCCGGGTTCCCGCACGGCGCCCGGGTCACCGTCTCCCCCGCCGACGCCCGGGTCGAGGTCGAACAGCCCGCGGGCGGGTGTGCGGGAACCGTACGGATCCGGCTCCCGCACACCCGCCCGGGCACCCCGGTGACGGTCGCCCTCACCGCCGGGTGA
- the ettA gene encoding energy-dependent translational throttle protein EttA, which yields MAEYIYTMRKVRKAHGDKVILDDVTLSFLPGAKIGVVGPNGAGKSTVLKMMAGLEQPSNGDAFLSPGFTVGMLLQEPPLDESKTVLENVQDGVKEIKGKLDRFNEIAELMATDYSDALLEEMGKLQEELDHAEAWDLDAQLEQAMDALGCPPGDWAVTKLSGGEKRRVALCKLLLEAPDLLLLDEPTNHLDAESVNWLEQHLEKYKGTVVAVTHDRYFLDNVAEWILELDRGRAYPYEGNYSTYLETKQSRLKVEGQKDAKRAKRLKEELEWVRSNAKGRQAKSKARLARYEEMAAEADKMRKLDFEEIQIPPGPRLGNVVIEVENLNKAFGEKVLIDDLSFTLPRNGIVGIIGPNGAGKTTLFKMLQDLETPDSGTVKVGETVKISYVDQTRSNIDPKKTLWEVVSDGLDWINVGQVEMPSRAYVSAFGFKGPDQQKPAGVLSGGERNRLNLALTLKQGGNLLLLDEPTNDLDVETLSSLENALLEFPGCAVVISHDRWFLDRVATHILAYEGESKWFWFEGNFESYEKNKIERLGADAARPHRATYKKLTRG from the coding sequence GTGGCGGAATACATCTACACGATGCGCAAGGTGCGCAAGGCTCACGGAGACAAGGTCATCCTTGACGACGTGACGCTCAGCTTCCTCCCCGGAGCGAAGATCGGCGTCGTGGGCCCCAACGGTGCCGGTAAGTCGACCGTGCTGAAGATGATGGCCGGCCTGGAGCAGCCCTCCAACGGCGACGCCTTCCTCTCGCCCGGCTTCACCGTCGGCATGCTCCTCCAGGAGCCGCCGCTGGACGAGTCCAAGACGGTCCTGGAGAACGTCCAGGACGGCGTCAAGGAGATCAAGGGGAAGCTCGACCGCTTCAACGAGATCGCCGAGCTGATGGCGACCGACTACTCGGACGCCCTGCTCGAGGAGATGGGCAAGCTCCAGGAGGAGCTGGACCACGCCGAGGCCTGGGACCTGGACGCCCAGCTGGAGCAGGCCATGGACGCCCTGGGCTGCCCGCCCGGCGACTGGGCGGTCACCAAGCTCTCCGGTGGCGAGAAGCGCCGCGTCGCGCTCTGCAAGCTGCTGCTGGAGGCCCCCGACCTGCTGCTGCTCGACGAGCCCACCAACCACCTGGACGCCGAGTCGGTGAACTGGCTGGAGCAGCACCTGGAGAAGTACAAGGGCACCGTCGTGGCCGTCACCCACGACCGGTACTTCCTGGACAACGTGGCCGAGTGGATCCTGGAGCTCGACCGCGGGCGCGCCTACCCGTACGAGGGCAACTACTCCACCTACCTGGAGACCAAGCAGTCCCGTCTCAAGGTCGAGGGCCAGAAGGACGCCAAGCGCGCCAAGCGGCTCAAGGAAGAGCTGGAGTGGGTCCGCTCCAACGCCAAGGGCCGCCAGGCGAAGTCCAAGGCCCGCCTCGCCCGTTACGAGGAGATGGCAGCCGAGGCCGACAAGATGCGGAAGCTGGACTTCGAGGAGATCCAGATCCCGCCGGGCCCGCGCCTGGGCAACGTCGTCATCGAGGTGGAGAACCTCAACAAGGCCTTCGGCGAGAAGGTCCTGATCGACGACCTGAGCTTCACCCTGCCGCGCAACGGCATCGTCGGCATCATCGGCCCGAACGGCGCCGGCAAGACCACCCTGTTCAAGATGCTCCAGGACCTGGAGACCCCGGACAGCGGCACGGTCAAGGTCGGCGAGACCGTCAAGATCAGCTACGTCGACCAGACCCGCTCCAACATCGACCCGAAGAAGACCCTCTGGGAGGTCGTCTCCGACGGTCTGGACTGGATCAACGTCGGCCAGGTCGAGATGCCGTCCCGCGCCTACGTGTCCGCCTTCGGCTTCAAGGGCCCGGACCAGCAGAAGCCGGCCGGCGTGCTCTCCGGCGGTGAGCGCAACCGCCTGAACCTGGCGCTCACCCTCAAGCAGGGCGGCAACCTGCTGCTCCTCGACGAGCCCACCAACGACCTCGACGTCGAGACGCTCTCCTCGCTGGAGAACGCCCTGCTGGAGTTCCCCGGCTGCGCCGTGGTCATCTCCCACGACCGCTGGTTCCTGGACCGAGTGGCGACCCACATCCTCGCCTACGAGGGTGAGAGCAAGTGGTTCTGGTTCGAGGGCAACTTCGAGTCGTACGAGAAGAACAAGATCGAGCGACTGGGCGCCGACGCCGCCCGTCCGCACCGGGCCACCTACAAGAAGCTGACCCGAGGCTGA
- a CDS encoding GNAT family N-acetyltransferase, with the protein MFSVPLAENAELRPLEPWQAPEFLAHIDRARAHTDPWIPWATFSTDLDSARATLQRYADRQATDSGRIYGIWRDGTLVGGVMFVQFDAKSGNCEIGAWTEPAGEGGGLITAAVRLLLDYAFTTRGLHRAEWWCSAANARSRAVAERVGMRRDGVLREWFLHNGVRHDKEVWAILAPEWAATRA; encoded by the coding sequence GTGTTTTCCGTCCCCCTCGCCGAGAACGCCGAACTGCGCCCCCTGGAGCCCTGGCAGGCCCCCGAGTTCCTCGCCCACATCGACCGCGCCCGGGCCCACACCGACCCGTGGATCCCGTGGGCCACCTTCTCCACCGACCTGGACTCGGCCCGGGCCACCCTGCAGCGCTACGCCGACCGCCAGGCCACCGACTCCGGCCGGATCTACGGCATCTGGCGGGACGGCACGCTGGTCGGCGGCGTGATGTTCGTGCAGTTCGACGCCAAGAGCGGCAACTGCGAGATCGGTGCCTGGACCGAGCCGGCCGGCGAGGGCGGCGGGCTGATCACCGCCGCCGTCCGGCTGCTGCTCGACTACGCCTTCACCACCCGGGGCCTGCACCGCGCCGAGTGGTGGTGCTCGGCCGCCAACGCCCGCAGCCGGGCCGTGGCCGAGCGGGTCGGCATGCGGCGGGACGGCGTGCTGCGCGAGTGGTTCCTGCACAACGGGGTCCGCCACGACAAGGAGGTCTGGGCGATCCTGGCCCCCGAGTGGGCCGCCACCCGGGCCTGA